A region from the Nesterenkonia lacusekhoensis genome encodes:
- the mtrB gene encoding MtrAB system histidine kinase MtrB, with translation MATTTGPIPAVRAPLLGTEESGGEVGREPETGEEAGPGPGPVVRTARWLRRIPRVWSRSLLFRAVAFTGVLTTVGTLLVAAFLTQQITTGLFQERFDQVEIEATQDLDYIRNAFAGASTTDRTSTETLVRDTMEGMEGSVAQVQRDFVFTPLTEEENLYANPRTSLDNPDEVISQELVDTVAEGSGQYWQSVGIEREGGHVVPGVAFGTQVQLPPGHAYAVYFVYDFSPVQETLNFVLRILFLAAVAVLLMNMAIAAWVTRSVVAPISQAAEVSERIASGQLDQRLVVRGEDEIARLGISFNRMASNLQDQITQLANLSKMQQRFVSDVSHELRTPLTTVRMASTMLHEARDDFDPVNQRTAELLHHQVERFEALLADLLEMSRFDAGAAELSLAQVDVRGLAEEVLRTAQPLAESNDVTLSLVVQGDGFVAEIDPRRIDRILRNLVNNAIEHAEGRPVDLVIASSPTAVGVGVRDHGIGMSPHEVAHVFDRFWRADPARARTTGGSGLGLAIATEDTRLHQGSLDAWGQKGQGACFRLVLPRRQDAPYRAAPLALPPTYSAEDRMVISSPLPPQKSVERDDSHDRISEQSLYQPKEGEE, from the coding sequence GTGGCCACCACCACGGGCCCCATTCCCGCGGTGCGGGCGCCGCTGCTGGGCACTGAGGAGTCCGGCGGCGAGGTGGGCCGTGAGCCCGAAACCGGCGAGGAGGCCGGCCCCGGGCCGGGGCCTGTCGTCCGGACGGCTCGGTGGCTGCGCCGGATTCCTCGGGTCTGGTCCCGCTCCCTGCTCTTCCGTGCGGTCGCCTTCACCGGTGTGCTCACCACGGTGGGGACCTTGCTGGTGGCCGCCTTCCTGACTCAGCAGATCACCACCGGCCTCTTCCAGGAGCGGTTCGATCAGGTCGAGATCGAGGCCACCCAGGACCTCGACTACATCCGCAACGCCTTCGCCGGAGCCTCCACCACTGACCGAACGAGCACCGAGACGCTGGTTCGGGACACGATGGAGGGGATGGAAGGCTCGGTCGCCCAGGTCCAGCGCGACTTCGTGTTCACTCCGCTGACCGAGGAGGAGAACCTCTACGCCAATCCGCGTACTTCGCTGGACAATCCGGATGAGGTGATCTCCCAGGAGCTGGTGGACACGGTGGCCGAGGGTTCTGGGCAGTATTGGCAGTCGGTGGGCATCGAACGTGAGGGCGGCCATGTCGTCCCCGGCGTGGCCTTCGGCACCCAGGTCCAGCTGCCTCCGGGCCATGCCTACGCGGTCTATTTCGTCTACGACTTCTCCCCGGTGCAGGAGACGCTGAACTTCGTCCTGCGGATCCTGTTCCTCGCCGCTGTGGCCGTGCTGCTGATGAACATGGCCATCGCCGCCTGGGTGACGCGTTCGGTGGTCGCACCGATTTCCCAGGCCGCCGAAGTCTCCGAACGGATCGCCTCCGGTCAGCTGGACCAGCGCCTGGTGGTCCGCGGTGAGGACGAGATCGCCCGCCTGGGCATCTCGTTCAACCGCATGGCCTCCAACCTGCAGGATCAGATCACCCAGCTGGCCAACCTGTCGAAGATGCAGCAGCGGTTCGTCTCCGACGTCTCCCATGAGCTGCGCACTCCGCTGACCACAGTGCGCATGGCGTCGACGATGCTGCACGAGGCCCGCGACGACTTCGACCCGGTCAATCAGCGCACCGCCGAGCTGCTGCACCACCAGGTGGAGCGCTTCGAGGCTCTGCTGGCCGACCTGCTGGAGATGTCGCGCTTCGACGCCGGCGCCGCCGAACTGTCCCTGGCTCAGGTGGATGTGCGCGGACTGGCCGAAGAGGTGCTGCGCACCGCCCAGCCGCTGGCCGAATCCAACGATGTGACCCTCTCCCTGGTGGTCCAGGGGGACGGGTTCGTCGCCGAGATCGACCCGCGCCGCATCGATCGGATTCTGCGGAACCTGGTCAACAACGCCATCGAACACGCCGAGGGCCGCCCGGTGGACCTGGTCATCGCCTCCAGCCCCACCGCTGTCGGGGTGGGGGTGCGCGACCACGGCATCGGGATGTCTCCCCATGAGGTGGCCCATGTCTTCGACCGCTTCTGGCGAGCGGACCCAGCACGAGCCCGCACCACCGGCGGATCCGGGCTCGGCCTGGCCATCGCCACCGAGGACACGCGGCTGCACCAGGGTTCCCTGGACGCTTGGGGACAGAAGGGCCAGGGCGCCTGCTTTCGGTTGGTGCTGCCTCGCCGGCAGGACGCGCCCTATCGGGCTGCGCCGCTGGCGCTGCCGCCCACCTACAGCGCTGAGGACCGCATGGTGATCTCCTCCCCGCTGCCTCCGCAGAAGTCCGTGGAGCGGGATGACAGCCATGACAGGATCAGCGAGCAGTCGCTCTATCAGCCGAAGGAGGGAGAGGAATGA
- the mtrA gene encoding MtrAB system response regulator MtrA: protein MKAQILVVDDDEALSEMIGIVLRNDGFEPTFCATGDAALEAFRSAKPDVVLLDLMLPGKDGIEVCREIRDEADTPIIMLTAKSDTADVVRGLEAGADDYVPKPFKPAELVARVRARLRPSEGAAGRPENEKLQIGDLTIDVSGHEVRRGETKIPLTPLEFDLLTALAKKPWQVWNREMLLEEVWGYRHQADTRLVNVHVQRLRSKVEKDPENPEIVQTVRGVGYKAGGQG from the coding sequence ATGAAAGCCCAGATTCTGGTCGTCGACGACGATGAGGCCCTCTCCGAGATGATCGGCATCGTCCTGCGCAACGATGGTTTCGAACCGACGTTCTGCGCGACCGGTGACGCCGCTCTGGAAGCTTTCCGCTCGGCCAAGCCGGATGTGGTCCTGCTCGACCTCATGCTGCCGGGCAAGGACGGGATCGAAGTCTGCCGGGAGATCCGCGATGAGGCTGACACTCCCATCATCATGCTGACCGCCAAGTCGGACACCGCCGATGTGGTCCGGGGTCTGGAGGCCGGCGCCGACGACTATGTGCCCAAGCCCTTCAAGCCGGCTGAGCTGGTGGCCCGTGTGCGCGCCCGCCTGCGTCCCTCCGAGGGTGCGGCGGGCCGCCCGGAGAACGAGAAGCTGCAGATCGGTGATCTGACCATCGACGTCTCCGGACACGAGGTCCGTCGCGGGGAGACCAAGATCCCTCTGACCCCCTTGGAGTTCGACCTGCTGACCGCACTGGCCAAGAAGCCCTGGCAGGTCTGGAACCGCGAGATGCTCCTCGAAGAGGTGTGGGGATACCGGCATCAGGCCGACACCCGACTGGTGAACGTCCATGTCCAGCGCCTGCGCTCCAAGGTGGAGAAGGATCCGGAGAACCCGGAGATCGTCCAGACGGTCCGCGGCGTCGGCTATAAGGCCGGAGGGCAGGGCTAG
- a CDS encoding DUF4129 domain-containing protein yields MGSPPLEPSRDEAQELLREELADPEYQRAFTGPLRDAIDAVLAWLGDRALSIGGVQIPYGPLVLVALLAAAIVLCILLVRPRLQRAGGVADELLNAETGLSAEDLRGRAGAHLGAERFDDAFRDLFRAVVRSAEERDLLSEQAGRTASEAARAVGGLFPEQAEALHRCGELFNLSHYGGRPLSAQDMEQLRQLEETLRRTEPSLSHGAAHRAARLVVPE; encoded by the coding sequence ATGGGCTCGCCTCCTCTGGAACCCTCCCGCGATGAGGCTCAGGAGCTCCTGCGCGAAGAGCTCGCCGACCCCGAATACCAGCGGGCCTTCACGGGTCCGCTGCGGGATGCGATCGACGCCGTCCTGGCCTGGCTCGGTGACCGTGCGCTGAGCATCGGAGGCGTCCAGATCCCCTACGGGCCGCTGGTGCTCGTGGCGCTGCTGGCGGCGGCCATCGTGCTCTGCATCCTGTTGGTGAGGCCTCGCCTGCAGCGCGCCGGAGGCGTCGCGGACGAGCTGCTCAACGCGGAGACCGGTCTGAGTGCTGAGGATCTGCGGGGCCGTGCCGGAGCACACCTCGGAGCCGAGAGGTTCGACGACGCCTTCCGGGATCTCTTCCGCGCCGTGGTCCGTTCAGCCGAGGAACGGGACCTGCTCTCCGAGCAGGCCGGGCGCACCGCCTCCGAGGCGGCCCGCGCCGTCGGCGGTCTCTTCCCCGAACAGGCTGAGGCGTTGCATCGCTGCGGTGAGCTCTTCAATCTCTCCCACTACGGCGGCCGGCCTCTGTCCGCCCAGGACATGGAGCAGCTGCGCCAGCTGGAGGAGACGCTGCGCCGGACCGAGCCCAGCCTCAGCCACGGCGCAGCCCACCGTGCGGCCCGGCTGGTGGTGCCCGAATGA
- a CDS encoding DUF4350 domain-containing protein: MSAADQPAQTSTVRGTLDALVQTLKRWQFWLLLLVFGAIVTLAVQLISTEDTERYGLENTALDGYAALARTLEDQGVELHRTYSGAEAAAQLEETPEAAVVVLHSSLHQPSDDTVEELTEHAQGHPVIWISPDAMLLAQLGDEQAQVLPISEDPQATSSQTMLLEAGEDCAIEAAQSAESLETTGEVFRTDLSRGGSCFPLSPQHPDAGSALVETEQGILFGAPDAFTNREIVTQGHAALALQMLGQREDLVWYTPSGADAAGDGQWASPTELLPDWAIPLTVWLLICGLLLMLVQGRRHGPVIVEPLPVEVPASEAAEGRARMYQNADAVHASARALRAAALLRLARTLRLGPSPAEAVITEAAARHTGRSVHETRQLFDITHIRRNTDLVRFGQQLADFEDDLLKRLGHAPRERN; the protein is encoded by the coding sequence ATGAGCGCAGCCGACCAGCCCGCTCAGACGAGCACCGTCCGCGGCACTCTCGATGCTCTGGTTCAAACGCTGAAGCGGTGGCAGTTCTGGCTGCTCCTGCTGGTCTTCGGAGCGATCGTCACCCTCGCGGTCCAACTGATCAGCACTGAGGACACCGAACGCTACGGCCTCGAGAACACAGCTCTGGACGGCTACGCCGCGCTGGCCCGCACTCTGGAGGATCAGGGGGTCGAACTGCATCGCACCTATTCGGGCGCAGAGGCTGCCGCACAGCTGGAGGAGACTCCGGAGGCCGCCGTCGTCGTGCTGCACTCCTCGCTGCACCAGCCCAGCGATGACACAGTCGAAGAGCTGACCGAGCATGCCCAGGGGCATCCGGTGATCTGGATCAGCCCGGACGCCATGCTGCTGGCTCAGCTGGGCGACGAGCAGGCTCAGGTGCTGCCCATCAGCGAGGACCCGCAGGCGACCAGCAGCCAGACCATGCTGTTGGAGGCCGGAGAGGACTGCGCGATCGAGGCCGCGCAGAGCGCCGAGTCCCTGGAGACCACCGGGGAGGTCTTCCGCACCGATCTGAGCCGGGGCGGCAGCTGCTTCCCGCTGAGCCCGCAGCATCCAGATGCCGGATCGGCCCTGGTCGAGACCGAGCAGGGGATCCTCTTCGGAGCCCCTGATGCCTTCACCAACCGGGAGATCGTGACGCAGGGCCATGCCGCTCTGGCACTGCAGATGCTGGGTCAGCGCGAGGATCTGGTCTGGTACACCCCGTCCGGTGCCGACGCCGCCGGTGACGGACAGTGGGCCTCCCCCACGGAGCTGCTGCCTGACTGGGCCATCCCGCTGACTGTCTGGCTGCTGATCTGCGGCCTTCTGCTGATGCTGGTCCAGGGACGGCGGCACGGTCCAGTCATCGTCGAGCCTCTGCCGGTGGAGGTTCCGGCCTCCGAGGCGGCTGAGGGACGCGCCCGGATGTACCAGAACGCCGATGCGGTCCACGCCTCGGCCCGTGCGCTGCGTGCCGCGGCTCTGCTGCGCCTGGCGAGGACGCTGCGGCTGGGTCCGTCCCCCGCGGAGGCGGTCATCACAGAGGCCGCCGCCCGACACACCGGGCGCTCCGTCCACGAGACCCGGCAGCTCTTCGACATCACCCATATCCGCAGGAACACCGACCTTGTACGATTCGGGCAGCAGCTCGCCGACTTCGAGGACGACCTCCTGAAGCGGCTCGGCCATGCGCCCAGGGAAAGGAACTGA
- a CDS encoding AAA family ATPase, with amino-acid sequence MTAESPQPVPQQSTAGAPPARTASVDYAAPADHAAPVDHAALRDTFHRVRQEVSKAVVGQDGAVTGVLIGLLTRGHVLLEGVPGVAKTLLVRSISAALSLDAKRVQFTPDLMPGDVTGSLVYDSSTGDFSFREGPLFTHLMLADEINRTPPKTQASLLEAMEERQVSVDGVGRQLPEPFLVAATQNPTEYEGTYPLPEAQLDRFLLKVNLALPERGEEIEVIRRHAAGFNPSSLADAGIRPIAGAEHVLAARQAVWQTTVAPEVIAYIVDIARATRQAPSFQLGVSPRGATALMNASKAWAWLSGRDFVTPDDVKALALPALRHRVSLSPEASMDGVSVDDLLRGILTTVPVPR; translated from the coding sequence ATGACCGCCGAATCCCCTCAGCCGGTCCCGCAGCAGAGCACAGCGGGAGCGCCTCCCGCCCGCACCGCATCCGTGGACTACGCCGCACCGGCGGACCATGCTGCACCGGTGGACCACGCCGCGCTGCGCGACACCTTCCACCGTGTCCGCCAGGAGGTCTCGAAGGCGGTGGTCGGACAGGACGGCGCCGTCACCGGTGTTCTGATCGGCCTTCTGACCCGCGGCCATGTGCTGCTCGAAGGCGTCCCCGGGGTGGCCAAGACGCTGCTGGTGCGCAGCATCTCCGCGGCACTGAGCCTGGACGCCAAACGAGTCCAGTTCACCCCGGACCTGATGCCAGGCGACGTGACCGGCTCGCTGGTCTATGACTCCTCCACCGGAGACTTCTCCTTCCGCGAAGGTCCGCTGTTCACCCATCTGATGCTGGCCGACGAGATCAACCGCACCCCACCCAAGACCCAGGCCTCACTGTTGGAAGCCATGGAGGAGCGGCAGGTCAGCGTGGACGGCGTCGGCCGCCAGCTCCCGGAGCCCTTTCTGGTGGCCGCTACGCAGAACCCCACCGAATATGAGGGCACCTACCCGCTGCCCGAGGCGCAGCTGGACCGCTTCCTGCTCAAGGTCAACCTGGCCCTGCCCGAGCGCGGCGAGGAGATCGAGGTCATCCGTCGCCATGCCGCCGGGTTCAACCCGTCGTCCCTGGCCGACGCCGGCATCCGACCCATCGCCGGTGCCGAGCACGTCCTGGCCGCCCGTCAGGCGGTCTGGCAGACCACAGTGGCGCCGGAGGTCATCGCCTACATCGTGGACATCGCCCGAGCCACCCGCCAGGCTCCGAGCTTCCAGCTGGGCGTCTCCCCGCGAGGCGCCACCGCTCTGATGAATGCCTCCAAAGCCTGGGCCTGGCTCTCAGGACGAGACTTCGTGACCCCCGACGACGTCAAAGCCCTCGCCCTGCCCGCACTGCGCCACCGCGTCTCCCTCTCCCCGGAGGCTTCGATGGACGGAGTCAGCGTGGACGACCTGCTCCGGGGCATCCTGACCACCGTCCCCGTGCCCCGCTGA
- a CDS encoding DUF58 domain-containing protein, whose amino-acid sequence MVLTRRLLYTALALSAVVVLVPRAATIWLCLLGLALLALTDLLLAGSPRAVRVERIPTEAVRLEHAAAAETVLHNTGSRRLRGSVKDGWQPTAGAAEPIHAADIPGGSEQRIRTALMPQRRGELSSRHVAIRSVGPLGMAGRQVTHEVAHTLRVLPPFRSRKHLPSKLQRLRELDGQTAVQLRGAGTEFDSLRDYVRGDDIRSIDWRATARKRGTAGHTGHGSDLVVRTWRPERDRRVVLCLDSSRTSAARVEDEPRLDTGMEAALLLGVLADGAGDRVDFFSFDRTTGPRVRSTAGALLNQMVNAMSGIQPELVEADYSRLPAHVKALTSQRSLVVMLTSLDSGALEEGLLPVLPALTEKHLVLVASVRDPDLDRRAAARGTVEDTYRAAAAERSLIEREAMKTQLGSLGVEVVDAAPHDLPPQLADAYIRLKATGRL is encoded by the coding sequence ATGGTCCTGACCCGCAGACTGCTGTACACGGCGCTGGCGCTGAGCGCCGTCGTCGTGCTGGTTCCGCGCGCCGCCACGATCTGGCTGTGCCTGCTGGGACTGGCGCTGCTGGCGCTGACCGACCTCCTGCTCGCGGGTTCCCCACGAGCGGTGCGGGTGGAACGCATCCCCACCGAAGCGGTCCGGCTGGAGCACGCGGCCGCAGCGGAGACCGTTCTGCACAACACGGGGTCCCGGCGGCTGCGCGGGTCGGTCAAAGACGGATGGCAGCCCACAGCCGGTGCGGCGGAACCCATCCATGCCGCAGACATCCCCGGCGGCTCGGAGCAGCGGATCCGCACTGCTCTGATGCCGCAGCGTCGCGGCGAGCTGAGCAGCCGGCACGTGGCGATCCGTTCGGTGGGGCCGCTGGGGATGGCCGGGCGTCAGGTCACCCACGAGGTGGCCCACACTCTGCGTGTGCTGCCGCCGTTCCGGTCCCGGAAGCATCTGCCCTCCAAGCTGCAGCGGCTGCGTGAGCTGGACGGACAGACCGCTGTGCAGCTGCGCGGCGCCGGCACCGAGTTCGACTCGCTGCGCGACTATGTGCGCGGTGACGACATCCGTTCCATCGACTGGCGAGCCACGGCTCGCAAACGCGGCACCGCCGGCCACACCGGTCATGGCTCCGACCTGGTCGTGCGGACCTGGCGGCCCGAACGCGACCGGCGTGTGGTGCTGTGTCTGGACTCCTCCCGGACCTCCGCGGCGCGGGTGGAGGACGAACCGCGCCTGGACACCGGCATGGAGGCCGCCCTGCTGCTGGGTGTGCTCGCCGACGGGGCCGGCGACCGAGTGGACTTCTTCAGCTTCGACCGCACCACCGGTCCACGCGTGCGCTCCACCGCCGGGGCTCTGCTGAACCAGATGGTCAACGCCATGTCAGGGATCCAGCCCGAACTGGTGGAGGCCGACTATTCGCGCCTTCCCGCCCATGTGAAGGCCCTGACCTCCCAACGCTCTCTGGTGGTGATGCTCACCTCTCTGGATTCCGGCGCCCTGGAGGAGGGGCTGCTTCCGGTGCTGCCGGCGCTGACCGAGAAGCACCTGGTGCTCGTGGCCTCCGTCCGGGACCCGGACCTGGACCGGCGAGCCGCGGCGCGCGGCACTGTGGAGGACACCTACCGGGCCGCCGCGGCAGAACGCTCGCTCATCGAGCGGGAGGCGATGAAGACTCAGCTGGGATCGCTCGGGGTCGAAGTGGTGGATGCCGCGCCCCATGACCTGCCGCCCCAGCTGGCTGATGCCTACATCCGCCTCAAGGCCACCGGACGTCTCTGA
- a CDS encoding NPP1 family protein, whose protein sequence is MSYYQHGEARAVEPDSSNTAPDGRPQAAYFHTWPLNHTVWLSSTQGGEQPLIGWQDLTDEARHALNEGDFGAGNVGFNDHLFESYLARAWEGRGHEDDV, encoded by the coding sequence CTGTCCTACTACCAGCACGGCGAGGCGCGGGCCGTCGAGCCCGACAGCAGCAACACGGCACCCGACGGACGGCCCCAGGCGGCCTACTTCCACACCTGGCCGCTGAACCACACCGTCTGGCTCAGCAGCACCCAAGGCGGGGAGCAGCCTCTGATCGGCTGGCAGGACCTCACGGACGAGGCTCGGCACGCCCTCAACGAGGGCGACTTCGGCGCGGGCAACGTGGGCTTCAACGACCATCTCTTCGAATCTTACCTCGCGCGGGCCTGGGAAGGCCGCGGGCACGAGGACGACGTCTGA